The DNA segment GTTGGCGGAGCTGCGCGCCCGGCGCCAGGCGCCGGCGGCGCAGCAGATGCTCGAACGCCTGACCCGGGCGGCCGAGGGACCCGACAACCTGGTCCCGGTGTTCATTGAGTGCCTGAACGCCGACCTGACGCTGGGAGAGATCTGCGGCCAGCTGCGTGCCATCTGGGGAGAGTACCAGCCGTCCGCCACCCTCTGAATACACTTCGAGGAGACTCGATGACCACGATCAAACGCATCCACCACGCCGCCCTCGTCGTTCAGGATCTCGAGGCCGGCCTGAAGTTCTGGCGCGACGCCCTCGGCCTCAAGCTGGATCACATCGAGGACGTACCCGAACAGGAGTCACGCGTGGCCTTCCTGCCCGTCGGCGACGGTGAGATCGAGTTGGTCCTGCCGACGACGGACGACAGCGGCATCGCCCGCTACCTGGCCAAGCGCGGCCCGGGGATCCATCACCTGTGTCTGGAAGTCGATGACCTGCCGGCGGCCCTGGAGCAGCTGCGGCAGCATGGCATCCGATTGATCCACGAGCAGCCGGTGGCGGCCGCCGGCGGCAGGCGGGCCGCCTTCATCCACCCCGAGAGCACCGGCGGCGTCCTGGTCGAGCTGTACGAGTAGGGCCGCATCTCCGACTGTCCTCGCCCCGCGCCGGCGGACCCCCTCCAACCTCCCGGGGTCCCAACAGCCGCCCGGGCAGTCCCCTTGGGCTTGCCCACAGCCCCTGTGGCGGCATGCCCTGGGCAAGGAGGCGGGCCTCTCGCCTCACAGGCGCGGCCCAGTCGGATAGGACGCCTCCAACCACGGCAAATTCGCCTCTGAGGATCCGTCAAGCCGAGTTCGCGCTTGACCCTCCGGCTCGTAGCGTCGGCGCTACGCCTCTAGGAGGCTGCGGAAGGATCCGGTTCGAGG comes from the Anaerolineales bacterium genome and includes:
- the mce gene encoding methylmalonyl-CoA epimerase, whose amino-acid sequence is MTTIKRIHHAALVVQDLEAGLKFWRDALGLKLDHIEDVPEQESRVAFLPVGDGEIELVLPTTDDSGIARYLAKRGPGIHHLCLEVDDLPAALEQLRQHGIRLIHEQPVAAAGGRRAAFIHPESTGGVLVELYE